The genomic stretch AATCAAATCCAATATGGACGAGGAGTATTTTCCTGCATTTTACCAGTTGGCTTATTACCCGGTGAGGGGAGCTTCCCTGATGAATCAGAAATTTCTCTATCGCCAAAAAGCATTGAGTTACCAAAAGGAAGGAAGGTTATCGGCAGCTGATTACGCTGCTAAGAGCCGTGTCGCTTATGATGAAATTGTGGAAGAAACGGCCTTTTATAACCAGCAGCTCCTTAATGGCAAATGGAATCATATGATGGACCATGCGCCCAGAGGGCTGCCCGTATACCAAGATCCTGAAATTGTCCTTGCAGAACGTAAGCCAGTTGAACATTCGGTCGGGATAAGTCTGGAGCGAGGAGGAATTGTCCAAGGTAAACTTCCCGTGTTCAATAATATGACCAAAAGAAAACATTTCTTTGACCTGTACCTGAAAAGTGAAGCAGAAGCCTCTTGGCAGGTAGTTTCCAAACCTGATTATATCCTTCTGAACCAATCTTCAGGAGTATTGGTGCCAACTGGCCAAAAGGAGACCAGGATTTGGGTGGAGATAGATTGGTCAAAAGTTTCCCGGTCGGAATCGAAGGTGACCGGAGAAATTCACCTTGAGGTGGATGGCCAAGCTGAATCCGTTCCGGTGGAGTTGAACAATATGGAAGAGGCCAAGGATGTCAGATTTGTCGCTGATAACGGGCAAGTGATTATGTATGCTGAAAATTACAGCCATAAAAATACCAATGGCCGACAAAGCTGGCAGCTAGTCGAGGGACTGGGCCATAGCGGGGCAGTGATGGGGACTTCACCTCTCAAGCAACCTAGCGTGAAAGGGGATTTTGAAGCCCAAGCTTCTTTGATCTTTGAATTTTATTTGGATCAAAGGGCGGACGAAGTGTCCATTGATTTTCAGGCCTTGCCTACCCATCCATTGACCAAAGAAAACGGCCTTAGACTAGGGTATTCTGTAAATGGCGCCGCTGTTCAGGTGTTGAACTTTGAGACGCATGGAAGGAGCGAAGAGTGGAAACAAAACGTCCTCCGCAATGCAGCCATCAAAACAGCACAGCATATTTCCCTAAAGGAAGGAATCAATACCCTGGAGTTGTTTTGGGTAGATCCCGGCGTGCTACTGGACATAATCAGAATAAAAACCTGTTCTTCTTTGGAAGAAGGATACGGCCTTTTACCTGAAACAAAGAAATAACATGTACGCTTTGGTCAAAGTCTACCTACTTTTGACCAAATTTATAATAAGTCTTTGGCCCCTGGATATCGAAAGTAACATGACGATAAGTTCTTTAAACCATGATTTTAACCATAAACCGATCATCTCTACTTATTGCCTTGATAGTGATGCTGACAGGTGCTTTGCAGGCCAAAGTAAGGCTTCCGCATTTAATCAGTGATGGGATGGTGCTGCAGCGTGACCAGCCTATCCGAATGTGGGGATGGGCCGATGCTGGCGAAAAAGTTACGGTTCGGTTTAGTGGGCAAAAAAAAGAAACCAAGGCCACTGAAGGTGGTGAGTGGGAGGTGTCTTTCCCCTCGATGAAGGAGGGAGGCCCTTACACTGTGCAGATGAATGGGGAGAATTCGATTATATTGGAGGATGTTTATATTGGAGATGTGTGGGCTTGTTCAGGCCAATCCAATATGGAGTTGACCATGGCGCGTGTGCAGCCGATGTTTCCCTGGGAATTTGAGCAAGAGGCCAGGCCCGCCATCAGGTATTTTGATGTGCCGGATGCCTATGATTTTTCCCATTTGCAAATGGACACCCCTGGAGGGGAATGGATCCAAGTAGACAAGGAGCATATCAGCCAATTTTCGGCGGTGGCCTATTTTTTTGCAAAACGGCTGAATGAGAAATACGATGTGCCGATTGGTCTGATCAATGCCAGTGTTGGTGGTTCACCCATTCAGTCTTGGATCAGAAAGGAGGAGCTGAAGCGGTTTCCAGAGGACTTTGCAGAAGTAGAAAAATTCAGGAATCCCGACTTGATCAAGCAAATCGAAAAACAAGACCGAGAACGCATTAGCACTTGGCAAAAAGCCGTGTGGCAGAAGGATAAAGGCTACGCCCAGCCAGCTGCGCCGTGGTCTTCATCGGATGTAGAGCCCGATGACTGGGGAGAAATGGAACGCTTGACGCTATTGCCCTTAAAAGATGATCGGGCCGTAAATGGCGTTTATTGGTTCAGAAAGGAATTTGAGCTCGATGATCCCCAGGTCAGTTCGCTTTCTGCTAAGCTGCTTATGGGAACGATGATCGATAGTGATTCGACCTATGTCAATGGCCAATTGGTAGGCTCGACAGGCTATCGCTATCCTCCACGGCGCTATAACGTGCCAGCGGGAGTGTTGCGGCAGGGGAAGAACGTGTTAGCGGTAAGGCTGATAAGTGAACGCGGTCAGGGAGGTTTTGTGGAGGAGAAGCCCTATCAATTGGAAGTGGGCGACCAGGTCATCGATTTGAAGTGTGATTGGCATTATCAGCTTGGCGCATCCATGCCAGCGCTGCCAGGGCAGACCTTTGTACGATGGAAACCGCTAGGGCTGTATCAGGCGATGATGGCTCCCGTGCAGCAGTTTCCGGTCAAGGGCGTGATCTGGTACCAAGGGGAATCCAATACCGGAAATCCCTCGATCTATGCTGAGCAAATGAAAGCGTTGATCAATGGCTGGCGCAAGGCCTGGGATTGTAAAGACCTGCCCTTTCTTTATGTGCAGTTACCCAATTTTATGGAGGTTTCCGAATCGCCCCAAGAAAGCAACTGGGCCGTTCTCCGGGAAAAACAGCGAACGGTGGCGAAGGATGTGTCTCACACTGGCATGGCCGTGGCCATCGATGCTGGTGAAGCCAATGACATCCATCCGCTGGACAAAAAGACCATTGGCGACCGATTGGCACTTCTGGCCTTTGCCTTGGCTTATGGTGAAAAGGACGGGCCGTTTTCTGGCCCTTCCCTGGAAAGGGGCAAAGTCCAAGAAGAGGTGATTGAGCTTACTTTTGAGACGGCAGGCAGTAGATTGGAAACGTCTGATGGCCGTGCCCCCAAAGGGTTTGCTGTGGCAGGAGAGGACGGAGATTTCCATTGGGCGGATGCCCGGATCGAAGGAGAAAAAGTGATCTTGTCCAGTCCAATGGTGAAGAGTCCCAAGACAGCTCGGTATGCCTGGGCAGATAACCCCGAAAGGGCTAATCTGGTCAATACGGAGGGACTGCCGGCCTCACCGTTTGAAATTTCGGTAGAATAGCGTAAGAAAAAGTATCAGTTCTTCCCTGGCAGGGGAGGTCAGGTGGGGTGTTTTGGTGCAAAAAGGCGCCACAATGGGCAGGGAAATCGCTTTTCAAAAAAAAATGTTGTATAAATCACAATTTCTAATTCGTCGGAATGACAAAGGCATTGTTAGAATGGCGTAGCTAGTGGAATAAGCCGTCTCTCATCTAAAAGCGATTTTCCAGTCACAATGGGCCAGTTTTGTGCTAGACAGGACTCTAATACTAGCTCAGTGCGGTTGAATACAAATAGTGTGGCAAGGGATGACTGCTTTGAGGTATACAGGTGAGTAAAATTCACCAAAGAAGGGGGGCAGAAGAACAGGTAAATGTGGTTGTGTGAAATTGAAGGATTTTTTATAGTCGATGGTGATAGCAGAAGTGGACAAGAGGACTTCCCTTAAAAATCTAGTCGATTTGACGGATTTTTAAGATTCTCCTGAAAGTGGAATGACAATACTTTGCAAAAAAAGCAATAACTTAAGCGCTAATTTGAAACGAATAAAAACCATTTAACCTATTACACAAAATGACCTTTAACACATTAGACCTTGTTGTCTTTGTGGCCTACTGTCTTTTGATCATCACGATGGGTATCGTCGTGTCGAGAGAAAAGAAGGGTCACGTGAAGGATTCCAAAGATTACTTCCTGGCAAGTAAAGCTTTGCCGTGGTGGGCTGTAGGTGCATCCTTGATCGCCTCGAACATTTCCGCCGAACAGTTTATCGGAATGTCAGGTTCAGGCTTTGCGCTGGGACTGGCGATTTCTACATATGAATGGATGGCTGCGGCCACGCTTTTGGTGGTGGCGATATTTTTCCTGCCGATTTACCTGAAGGAAGGGATTTACACCATGCCCCAATTCCTGAACAGGCGGTATGATGGCCGGGTACGAACTGTAATGGCTATTTTCTGGCTGTTGATCTATGTATTTGTAAACCTGACCTCTGTCCTGTATCTGGGGGCATTGAGCTTGGAGACCATCATGGGTGTCCCATTGACCTATGGTATTATGGGACTGGCCCTGTTTGCGATGGTGTACTCCATCTATGGAGGCCTTAAAGCGGTTGCTTGGACCGATGTGGTACAAGTGGTGTTCCTCGTAGCCGGTGGACTGGCGACAACCTACTTGGCCCTTAGCCTGGTAGGCGATGGCGATGTGTGGGAAGGGATTGGTATCTTAAGGAAAGCCGCGCCTGCACATTTTAGTATGATTATCGAAAGGGGTGAAATGATGATCCCTGATGGTTCTGGCGGCAGCAGAGATGCTTACCTTGACTTGCCCGGTCTGAGCGTCCTGATCGGTGGGATGTGGATCGTCAATCTCAACTATTGGGGATGTAACCAGTATATTACGCAGCGGGCACTGGCCGCAAAAAGCCTTGGTGAAGCCCAAACCGGGATGGTATTTGCCGGTTTCTTGAAGCTATTGATGCCACTGATCGTGGTGATCCCTGGTATCGCAGCGTATGTGATCGTACAGAAGGGTGCTGATGCCAGCTTTATTGAGTCCATGACAGATCCTGTGACGGGATTGGCCAAGTCCGATAGAGCGTATCCTACCTTGCTTCACTTGTTGCCTCCGGGCTTAAAAGGCTTGGCATTTGCGGCCTTGACAGCGGCGATCGTTTCTTCACTGGCCTCCATGGCCAACAGTACCTCAACAATCTTTACCATTGATATCTATAAGGAATTTTTCAACAAAAATGTCTCCGAAGGCAATCAGGTGAACATCGGTAGGATCACAGCGGTGGTGGCCTTCGTGATAGCGGCGATCGTGGCACCGCAGCTGAGACAGCTGGACCAGGCCTTTCAGTATATCCAGGAATATACCGGGTTTGTGTCACCAGGGGTGTTTGCGATCTTTATCTTTGGCTTCTTCTGGAAGAAAACCACCTCCAATGCAGCCCTGACTGCGGCGGTGCTGACTATTCCGTTGTCAGCGCTATTTAAGTTCATTACGCCAAACTTACCGTTTATTGACCGGATGGGAGTGGTGTTCTTGGTACTTGCGGCACTGATCATCGGCATCAGCTTGTACGAAGGCAAAGGCAAAGACAGCCAAAAAGCCATCGAAGTGGACGCAGAACTGTTCTCCACTAGCACCAAGTTCAAAGTGGGAGCCGTACTGATTTGCGGCATCATCGTGGCGCTTTACAGCGTGTTCTGGTAATACACAATTTATAGCGAATGAAGAGAAACGGAGTGAAGCAATCCCGTCTTGCATATCCTGCATAGATTGGGAGTTGCCTTCGCTCCGTTTTTTTAATAAATTAGAATCCTTTCAAACTTCCTTATGGTTTGAAAGGAAATCCCTTCTCAATTATTTACTTAGCATACCCGTATCCGTTAGCTGTTATTAAAAAGACAACGTGAAAACGATAAACGATAAAATAGATAAAAAAGCAATTGACGAGTTGTTTGTGTCCATTCCAACCGGGACTGTAGTTTTGAGAGACGACCGAACAAAAGAAAGGTGGTCGGTCGGCATTAATAGCTTCGAACTCTCTAAATTCCCAATAACCCAGGAATTATATAAATCGGTAACTGATCAGGATCCTTCTTCATTCAAAGGGGACAGATTACCGGTCGAAACAGTTTCTTGGGCCGAAGCAGTTATTTTTTGTAATGGGCTATCTGAATTTTTAGGAAGAGACAAATACTATGCTATAGATGTATCAGCTGAAAAAGTGACCTTTAATTCAAAGGCAAATGGATTTCGATTACCAACAGAAGCTGAATGGCAATATGCTTGCCAAGCGGGAAGGAAAGACATCAGATATGGGGAACTGAAAGAAATTGCCTGGTTTAAAGATAACTCCAGTAATCAACCGCAAGAGGTTGGACAAAAGAAGCCTAACCGATGGGGACTCTATGATATGTTGGGGAATGTTTGGGAGTGGTGTTCAGATAGCTATGATGAGACTGTTTACGGAACTTACCGCGTTTTTCGTGGTGGAGGATGGTGTGACCAAGAAAGGAGTGTAATGGCTACAACGAGAAGAAGAAGTCATCCTTTCTCGTTTAAAATAGACGATTTGGGTTTCAGAATAGCAACTAACTCGTAAAAGAATATGATCTTTAAGGTTTTGAATCCAGTACGTAAGGATGAAAGTGTTTCTGGAAAGTCTGCTCATTATCAGATGGTAGGATTGGCAATAGGTTTAATATTGATAGGAATGAGTATGATATAATATGGATGCCGTTATTTTAAGCTGTTTAATATTGCTGTTGTATTTGTTTTATTTTTTCCTTTGGAAGAGGATTGTTGCAAAGGCGAAAGGAGCCGTGGGTGAATATAAAGTATCTCTGAAACTAAGAAGGCTTAAAAAGGGAAAATACTTGGTTTTAAATGACCTCTTGATAAAAAATGGTCATTCAACCACACAAATTGATCATGTCGTGATTAGTAGAAATGGGATATTTGTCATTGAAACCAAAAATTATAAAGGATGGATTCACGGACATCAAAATTCCGAATACTGGACTCAGACCATTTATAAATATAAGACAAAACTTAGTAATCCGATTAAGCAAAACTGGGTGCATGTCCATGCTTTAAAAAAAACACTTTCTGATTATAAAAGTATTCATTACTATCCCATAGTTGTCTTTACTGGGGACTGTGAGTTGAAAAATATCACTTCAGAACTGCCTATTATTTACCTAAGTGAACTTCTTAGATTTATCAAGCGGCAAAACGAAACAACATGTTTGTCATATCATCAGATGAGGTTGATTAGGGATAGGTTGAATCAACTTAATCTAAAAGATAGGAAGGAAGTTAGGGGGCATACAAAATATGTAAGAAGACGCTCTAGTGAGCGAAGAAAGAAAATCGCGTCAAAAATCTGTCCCAATTGTAATAGTCAGTTAGTTTTAAAAAAAGGTTCTTATGGCAAGTTCTATGGATGTCCAAACTTTCCAAACTGTAGGTTTACGGCGGCTTACCAATA from Echinicola soli encodes the following:
- a CDS encoding sialate O-acetylesterase, which translates into the protein MILTINRSSLLIALIVMLTGALQAKVRLPHLISDGMVLQRDQPIRMWGWADAGEKVTVRFSGQKKETKATEGGEWEVSFPSMKEGGPYTVQMNGENSIILEDVYIGDVWACSGQSNMELTMARVQPMFPWEFEQEARPAIRYFDVPDAYDFSHLQMDTPGGEWIQVDKEHISQFSAVAYFFAKRLNEKYDVPIGLINASVGGSPIQSWIRKEELKRFPEDFAEVEKFRNPDLIKQIEKQDRERISTWQKAVWQKDKGYAQPAAPWSSSDVEPDDWGEMERLTLLPLKDDRAVNGVYWFRKEFELDDPQVSSLSAKLLMGTMIDSDSTYVNGQLVGSTGYRYPPRRYNVPAGVLRQGKNVLAVRLISERGQGGFVEEKPYQLEVGDQVIDLKCDWHYQLGASMPALPGQTFVRWKPLGLYQAMMAPVQQFPVKGVIWYQGESNTGNPSIYAEQMKALINGWRKAWDCKDLPFLYVQLPNFMEVSESPQESNWAVLREKQRTVAKDVSHTGMAVAIDAGEANDIHPLDKKTIGDRLALLAFALAYGEKDGPFSGPSLERGKVQEEVIELTFETAGSRLETSDGRAPKGFAVAGEDGDFHWADARIEGEKVILSSPMVKSPKTARYAWADNPERANLVNTEGLPASPFEISVE
- a CDS encoding sodium/sugar symporter yields the protein MTFNTLDLVVFVAYCLLIITMGIVVSREKKGHVKDSKDYFLASKALPWWAVGASLIASNISAEQFIGMSGSGFALGLAISTYEWMAAATLLVVAIFFLPIYLKEGIYTMPQFLNRRYDGRVRTVMAIFWLLIYVFVNLTSVLYLGALSLETIMGVPLTYGIMGLALFAMVYSIYGGLKAVAWTDVVQVVFLVAGGLATTYLALSLVGDGDVWEGIGILRKAAPAHFSMIIERGEMMIPDGSGGSRDAYLDLPGLSVLIGGMWIVNLNYWGCNQYITQRALAAKSLGEAQTGMVFAGFLKLLMPLIVVIPGIAAYVIVQKGADASFIESMTDPVTGLAKSDRAYPTLLHLLPPGLKGLAFAALTAAIVSSLASMANSTSTIFTIDIYKEFFNKNVSEGNQVNIGRITAVVAFVIAAIVAPQLRQLDQAFQYIQEYTGFVSPGVFAIFIFGFFWKKTTSNAALTAAVLTIPLSALFKFITPNLPFIDRMGVVFLVLAALIIGISLYEGKGKDSQKAIEVDAELFSTSTKFKVGAVLICGIIVALYSVFW
- a CDS encoding formylglycine-generating enzyme family protein; translated protein: MKTINDKIDKKAIDELFVSIPTGTVVLRDDRTKERWSVGINSFELSKFPITQELYKSVTDQDPSSFKGDRLPVETVSWAEAVIFCNGLSEFLGRDKYYAIDVSAEKVTFNSKANGFRLPTEAEWQYACQAGRKDIRYGELKEIAWFKDNSSNQPQEVGQKKPNRWGLYDMLGNVWEWCSDSYDETVYGTYRVFRGGGWCDQERSVMATTRRRSHPFSFKIDDLGFRIATNS
- a CDS encoding NERD domain-containing protein, which translates into the protein MDAVILSCLILLLYLFYFFLWKRIVAKAKGAVGEYKVSLKLRRLKKGKYLVLNDLLIKNGHSTTQIDHVVISRNGIFVIETKNYKGWIHGHQNSEYWTQTIYKYKTKLSNPIKQNWVHVHALKKTLSDYKSIHYYPIVVFTGDCELKNITSELPIIYLSELLRFIKRQNETTCLSYHQMRLIRDRLNQLNLKDRKEVRGHTKYVRRRSSERRKKIASKICPNCNSQLVLKKGSYGKFYGCPNFPNCRFTAAYQ